In Bosea vestrisii, the following are encoded in one genomic region:
- a CDS encoding MarR family winged helix-turn-helix transcriptional regulator: MIERASRRFLDYLRLELTKLGVDDISPSQVMVLFTIGSGEIAVRDLLDRGHYVGSNASYNLKQLVESGYLERGASPRDRRLARISLSPKGQLLVERLKLVDETSQFGQGLDIDLEADLQTTHDTLRRLEQWWGDALRYGGILLASCTSYSFIVQDLVSSLT; the protein is encoded by the coding sequence ATGATCGAGCGGGCGAGCCGGCGCTTCCTCGATTATCTCAGGCTCGAGCTCACCAAGCTCGGCGTCGACGACATCTCGCCCTCGCAGGTAATGGTGCTGTTCACCATCGGCTCTGGCGAGATCGCGGTGCGCGATTTGCTCGACCGCGGCCACTATGTCGGCTCGAACGCCTCCTACAATCTCAAGCAACTGGTCGAGAGCGGCTATCTTGAACGCGGCGCCTCGCCGCGAGACCGCCGCCTCGCCCGGATCTCGCTCTCGCCGAAAGGACAGCTTCTCGTCGAGCGGTTGAAACTCGTCGATGAGACCAGCCAGTTCGGCCAGGGTCTCGACATCGATCTCGAAGCCGACCTCCAGACTACCCACGACACCTTGCGGCGCCTCGAACAATGGTGGGGCGACGCACTGCGCTATGGCGGGATCCTGCTGGCCTCATGCACGTCCTATTCGTTCATCGTTCAGGATCTGGTCAGTTCGCTCACCTGA
- a CDS encoding glycosyltransferase produces the protein MHVLFVHRSGSGQFAHLIQRLVAEGGEVTLVTEKPEPDRPGIRQIAYSVGEPATAHATLAATDYHVRTGEAVAAELARLHRHDRPDAILGHVGWGGMLFAKDAMPGVPLIGYCEYFYNATGSDLDFDPAFTVPEAERRRIRMRNAAQLVTLQTLDFAYAPTRWQQQQYPRALQPRIAVCHDGIDVNACRPDAQAVFTLPDGRVLRPGDPVVTFAARDLDPYRGYPQFMRAAARIAQERPDALFVAVGGDGPGYGRPRPDGRLWREVMLAETGLAERIVHVPWLAHADLVRLFQVSAAHVYLSVPFVLSWSMLEAMACGALIVGSATPPVQEVVRHGANGLIAPFFDEARLAKTVIAALDRGAELMPLRAAARQTIVARYERDACVDRQLGFIGRLVAEDGLLAAQ, from the coding sequence ATGCACGTCCTATTCGTTCATCGTTCAGGATCTGGTCAGTTCGCTCACCTGATCCAGCGCCTCGTCGCCGAGGGCGGCGAGGTCACGCTGGTGACGGAGAAGCCGGAGCCGGACCGCCCGGGGATCAGGCAGATCGCCTATTCGGTAGGCGAGCCCGCGACTGCGCATGCGACGCTGGCGGCGACCGACTACCATGTCCGCACCGGCGAGGCGGTTGCGGCCGAGCTGGCGCGGCTGCATCGGCACGACAGGCCGGATGCGATCCTCGGCCATGTTGGCTGGGGTGGCATGCTCTTCGCCAAGGATGCGATGCCGGGCGTGCCGCTGATCGGCTACTGCGAGTATTTCTACAACGCCACCGGTTCGGATCTCGACTTTGATCCGGCCTTCACCGTGCCGGAGGCCGAGCGGCGGCGTATCCGGATGCGCAACGCCGCGCAGTTGGTGACGCTGCAGACGCTCGACTTCGCCTATGCGCCGACGCGCTGGCAGCAGCAGCAATACCCGCGCGCCCTGCAGCCGCGTATCGCAGTCTGCCATGACGGCATCGACGTCAACGCCTGTCGGCCGGATGCGCAGGCGGTGTTCACATTGCCCGATGGGCGCGTGCTGCGCCCAGGCGACCCGGTCGTCACCTTCGCCGCGCGCGACCTCGATCCCTATCGCGGCTATCCGCAATTCATGCGGGCGGCCGCCCGCATCGCACAGGAACGACCTGACGCGCTCTTTGTCGCGGTCGGCGGCGACGGGCCGGGCTATGGCCGGCCGCGTCCGGACGGGCGGCTCTGGCGCGAGGTAATGCTGGCGGAAACCGGGCTCGCCGAGCGGATTGTCCATGTACCCTGGCTCGCACATGCCGATCTTGTCAGGTTGTTCCAGGTCTCGGCCGCCCATGTCTATCTGAGCGTTCCCTTCGTCCTGTCCTGGTCGATGCTGGAGGCGATGGCCTGCGGTGCCTTGATCGTCGGCTCGGCCACGCCGCCGGTCCAGGAGGTCGTTCGCCATGGCGCCAACGGCCTGATCGCGCCCTTCTTCGACGAGGCGCGCCTGGCGAAGACCGTCATCGCCGCGCTCGACAGGGGTGCCGAGCTGATGCCGCTGCGTGCGGCTGCACGCCAGACGATCGTCGCGCGCTATGAGCGCGACGCTTGCGTCGATCGCCAACTCGGCTTCATTGGCCGGCTCGTCGCCGAGGATGGCCTGCTCGCGGCGCAGTGA
- a CDS encoding OsmC family protein: MATHGATVTWQRGEEVFLDRRYSRAHLWRFDGGLEVPASSSPHVVRVPFSNPANVDPEEAYVAALSSCHMLWFLDLTSRRGFRIDSYADAAEGAMLKNAEGQDWIATVTLKPHVVFSGPLAPDQAAVEALHHQAHANCFLANSVRSTIETRGSWAYRGAA; this comes from the coding sequence ATGGCGACACATGGCGCGACGGTCACTTGGCAACGCGGCGAAGAAGTCTTCCTCGACCGCCGCTACAGCCGCGCCCATCTCTGGCGCTTCGATGGCGGGCTCGAAGTGCCGGCCTCGAGCTCACCGCATGTTGTGCGCGTACCGTTCTCGAACCCGGCTAATGTCGATCCCGAGGAGGCCTATGTCGCGGCGCTGTCGAGCTGCCACATGCTCTGGTTCCTAGACCTGACCTCGCGACGTGGCTTCCGGATCGACAGCTATGCCGACGCCGCCGAAGGCGCGATGCTGAAGAATGCCGAGGGGCAGGATTGGATCGCCACGGTGACGCTCAAGCCGCATGTCGTCTTCAGCGGGCCGCTGGCGCCGGACCAGGCCGCCGTCGAGGCGCTGCACCACCAAGCTCACGCGAACTGCTTCCTGGCCAATTCGGTGCGCTCGACGATCGAGACCCGGGGCAGCTGGGCCTATCGGGGCGCAGCCTGA
- a CDS encoding GntR family transcriptional regulator, which yields MTTLRLAAATTASALAQRLREAIDAGHWQPGDLLRQEQLAAEYGVSRIPVREALAQLQAEGLLDVAHYRGARVSRPQAQEIDELFDLRLLVEGDLLARALGQHDQRLLRELKRLQNALEDADDRLGWISGDIAFHEALYQPAGRPRSLALFRQLRAPIDRFSAQALGPGARKQGWADEHRQLIAAVAASDGTAAQNILNQHLQATRAVVLAACSGQGES from the coding sequence ATGACAACCCTTCGCCTCGCCGCTGCTACGACCGCGTCCGCCCTCGCCCAGCGCCTGCGCGAGGCGATCGATGCCGGGCACTGGCAGCCGGGCGATTTGTTGCGCCAGGAGCAGCTCGCGGCCGAGTACGGCGTCAGCCGCATCCCGGTGCGTGAAGCGCTGGCCCAGCTCCAGGCCGAAGGATTGCTCGACGTCGCGCATTATCGCGGCGCGCGCGTGAGCCGGCCGCAGGCGCAGGAGATCGACGAACTCTTCGATCTCAGGCTGCTGGTCGAGGGTGATCTGCTGGCGCGGGCGCTCGGCCAGCACGACCAGCGCTTGCTGCGCGAGCTCAAGCGGCTGCAGAACGCTCTGGAGGACGCCGACGACCGGCTTGGCTGGATCTCCGGCGACATTGCCTTCCACGAAGCGCTCTACCAGCCGGCGGGGCGACCCCGCAGCCTTGCTCTGTTCCGGCAGCTGCGCGCGCCGATCGACCGGTTCAGCGCCCAGGCGCTCGGCCCAGGCGCGCGCAAGCAGGGATGGGCGGATGAGCACCGCCAGTTGATCGCCGCCGTCGCAGCCAGCGACGGGACGGCGGCCCAGAACATCCTCAATCAGCATCTGCAGGCGACGCGCGCGGTCGTGCTCGCGGCCTGCTCCGGACAGGGAGAGAGTTGA
- a CDS encoding AMP nucleosidase: MTFEIAATPQEAVDRLELLYEQARTALRNDLQRFFETAQPPTLDERALYRYPMLRVTYEPSKLPAATRRGYAKFAAPGIYSTTVTQPAEFRAYLLDQLQPLVDEYGATIETGISSQEIPYPYALDGGDELGRGAVTAAELARHFPTPLLALVGDEIADGTFEIVEGEPRPLSLFDAVRVDYSLRRLVHYTGTDWRAVQPWVLLTNYHRYVDQFVRLALAEIEAGTALALVTPGGIRIDRDGIDVSAAERVMSAPWHRFQMPAYHLIRESGEGVTLVNIGVGPSNAKNITDHLAVLRPNCWLMVGHCGGLRQTQIIGDYVLAHAYLRQDGILDELVPPDVPVPALAEVQVALQEAAAEVTGEKGDRLKQRLRTGTVVTQDDRNWELRWTKERKRINLSRAIAVDMESGTIAAQGYRLRVPYGTLLCVSDKPLHGEIKLPGAANAFYERAVGEHLKIGLAALEKLKEAGSQIHSRKLRSFDEPPFR, from the coding sequence ATGACATTCGAGATCGCCGCCACGCCGCAGGAGGCTGTCGACCGGCTGGAACTGCTTTACGAGCAGGCGCGGACGGCGCTGCGAAACGACCTGCAGCGCTTCTTCGAGACGGCGCAGCCTCCGACGCTGGATGAACGGGCGCTCTATCGCTACCCGATGCTCCGCGTCACCTACGAGCCGTCGAAGCTGCCGGCGGCGACGCGGCGCGGCTACGCCAAATTCGCCGCCCCCGGCATCTACTCGACCACGGTGACGCAGCCGGCCGAGTTCCGCGCCTATCTGCTCGACCAGCTCCAGCCGCTGGTGGATGAATACGGCGCGACGATCGAGACCGGCATCAGCAGCCAGGAAATTCCTTACCCCTACGCGCTCGACGGTGGCGACGAGCTCGGCCGGGGCGCGGTCACTGCCGCCGAGCTTGCCCGACATTTCCCGACGCCGCTATTGGCGCTGGTCGGCGACGAGATTGCCGACGGCACCTTCGAGATCGTCGAGGGCGAGCCGCGCCCGCTCTCGCTCTTCGATGCGGTCCGGGTCGACTATTCGCTGCGGCGCCTCGTTCACTACACCGGCACCGACTGGCGCGCCGTGCAGCCCTGGGTGCTGCTGACCAACTACCACCGCTATGTCGATCAGTTCGTCCGGCTTGCTCTGGCCGAGATCGAGGCCGGCACGGCGCTGGCGTTGGTGACGCCAGGCGGCATCCGCATCGACCGCGACGGCATCGATGTCAGCGCCGCCGAGCGGGTGATGTCGGCGCCCTGGCATCGCTTCCAGATGCCGGCCTATCACCTGATCCGCGAGAGCGGCGAGGGCGTCACTCTCGTCAATATCGGGGTCGGGCCCTCCAACGCCAAGAACATCACCGACCATCTCGCGGTGCTGAGGCCCAATTGCTGGCTGATGGTCGGCCATTGCGGCGGCCTGCGTCAGACGCAGATCATCGGCGACTACGTCCTCGCCCACGCCTATCTCCGGCAGGACGGCATTCTGGACGAATTGGTGCCGCCCGACGTGCCGGTTCCGGCCCTGGCCGAGGTCCAGGTCGCCTTGCAGGAGGCGGCGGCCGAAGTCACCGGCGAGAAGGGCGACCGCCTAAAGCAGCGCCTGCGCACCGGCACTGTCGTGACGCAGGACGATCGCAACTGGGAGCTGCGCTGGACCAAGGAGCGCAAGCGCATCAATCTGTCGCGCGCCATCGCGGTCGACATGGAATCGGGCACCATCGCGGCGCAGGGCTATCGCTTGCGGGTGCCCTACGGCACCTTGCTCTGCGTCTCCGACAAGCCGCTGCACGGCGAGATCAAGCTGCCCGGCGCCGCCAACGCCTTCTATGAGCGCGCCGTCGGCGAGCATCTCAAGATCGGCCTCGCCGCGCTCGAGAAGCTCAAGGAAGCCGGCTCACAGATCCATTCGCGCAAGCTCAGGAGTTTTGATGAGCCGCCGTTCCGCTAG
- a CDS encoding Isoquinoline 1-oxidoreductase subunit, with protein MRSFALAATAAAVTLLLGSAFTLAQTAPAPQPGGASLRPAASFAGIANQRDRSVALFNEIGKVLQHPRCMNCHPATERPRQTDTRQLHQPMVVRGKDGHGAPGLACTTCHGKQNFDPAGVPGDGHWALAPASMAWEGKTLGQICEQLKDQNRNGSRDLAAIIKHVTSDTLVLWGWNPGKGRQPAPGSSAEFGALMQAWADSGAACPAA; from the coding sequence ATGCGGTCTTTCGCTCTCGCTGCTACTGCCGCCGCCGTCACTCTGCTGCTCGGCAGCGCATTCACACTAGCGCAGACCGCGCCAGCGCCGCAACCGGGCGGCGCCAGCTTACGCCCGGCTGCGAGCTTCGCCGGCATCGCCAATCAGCGCGACCGCTCGGTCGCGCTGTTCAACGAAATCGGCAAGGTCCTGCAGCATCCGCGTTGCATGAACTGCCATCCGGCGACAGAACGGCCGCGTCAGACCGACACGAGGCAGCTGCACCAGCCGATGGTGGTGCGCGGCAAGGACGGGCATGGCGCGCCCGGCCTCGCCTGCACCACCTGCCACGGCAAGCAGAACTTCGACCCGGCTGGCGTTCCCGGGGATGGTCACTGGGCGCTGGCCCCGGCCTCGATGGCTTGGGAGGGCAAGACGCTCGGCCAGATCTGCGAGCAGCTGAAGGATCAGAACCGCAACGGCAGCCGCGACCTCGCCGCGATCATCAAGCATGTCACCAGCGACACGCTGGTTCTCTGGGGCTGGAATCCCGGCAAGGGCCGCCAGCCGGCGCCGGGCTCGAGCGCCGAGTTCGGGGCGCTGATGCAGGCCTGGGCCGATAGTGGGGCGGCCTGCCCGGCGGCGTAG
- a CDS encoding xanthine dehydrogenase family protein molybdopterin-binding subunit, with product MTAHDISLSRRNLLKGAGALVIGVSLPQAGRAQSGAAQAFRPGGAATFAPNAFVRIAADDTVTVLVKHIEFGQGPFTGLATLVAEELDADWGQMRAEHAPADVKLYANLAFGVQGTGGSTAIANSFEQMRKAGATARAMLVQAAAEAWKVPAAEISIEKGVLKHTSGKQGRFGEFAEAASKLQAPAEVKLKDPAQFRLIGKEGAVKRLDSAGKSTGKTQFTIDIRTPEMLTVVVARPPRFGGKVASFDATEAKKIKGVVDVLEIGSGVAVYGTGMWPALKGREALKVTWDEIGAEKRGSRELIAEYRALARTPGTVAGKHGDADAVLGKADKVIEAEYVFPYLAHAPMEPLDGYLEWNAQGALARFGSQFQTTEHQTIATILELPPEKVQLETMLAGGSFGRRAQVSQHLAAELAMVGKAIGPNRPVKLVWTREDDLAGGYYRPLFVHRMRGAVKDGKITAWTNSIVGQSFFLGTPFEAMTVKNGIDATMVEGAAELPYEVADFRCEVHATKVGVPTLWWRSVGHTHTGYAVECFIDQLLQEAGQDPVAGRLALMNKHPRLVGVLKAVAEMAKWNGPGPVDGRARGVAVVESFSSYVAQIAEVSLGVGGEPKVHKVWCAVDCGIAVNPDIIRAQMEGGIGFGLGHILYGELTLDQGRPVQTNFDSYRSLRIHEMPEVEVRIIASAEKPTGVGEPGVPPIGPAVANALARLGSGRPLSLPIVGGTV from the coding sequence ATGACCGCGCACGACATCTCCCTCTCGCGCCGCAACCTGCTGAAGGGCGCCGGCGCGCTCGTCATCGGCGTCAGCCTGCCACAGGCCGGCCGGGCGCAATCGGGCGCCGCTCAGGCTTTCCGACCGGGCGGTGCCGCGACGTTCGCGCCGAACGCCTTCGTCAGGATCGCCGCGGACGACACGGTGACCGTCCTCGTCAAGCACATCGAGTTCGGCCAGGGCCCGTTCACCGGCCTCGCCACCCTCGTTGCCGAGGAACTCGACGCCGATTGGGGCCAGATGCGAGCCGAGCACGCGCCGGCCGACGTCAAGCTCTACGCCAACCTCGCCTTCGGCGTGCAGGGCACCGGCGGTTCGACGGCGATCGCCAATTCCTTCGAGCAGATGCGCAAGGCCGGCGCGACGGCTCGCGCCATGCTGGTGCAGGCCGCTGCCGAGGCCTGGAAGGTTCCCGCGGCGGAAATCAGCATCGAGAAGGGCGTGCTGAAGCACACCTCCGGCAAGCAGGGCCGCTTCGGCGAGTTCGCCGAGGCTGCCTCCAAGCTCCAGGCTCCGGCCGAGGTCAAGCTCAAGGACCCCGCGCAGTTCAGGCTGATCGGCAAGGAAGGGGCGGTCAAGCGCCTCGACAGTGCCGGCAAATCGACCGGCAAGACGCAGTTCACCATCGACATCCGCACGCCCGAGATGCTGACGGTCGTCGTCGCCCGGCCGCCACGTTTTGGCGGCAAGGTCGCCTCCTTCGATGCGACCGAGGCGAAGAAGATCAAGGGCGTGGTGGACGTCCTTGAGATCGGCTCGGGCGTCGCCGTGTATGGCACCGGCATGTGGCCGGCGCTCAAGGGGCGCGAGGCGTTGAAGGTGACCTGGGACGAGATCGGCGCCGAAAAGCGCGGCAGCCGCGAGCTGATCGCCGAGTACCGGGCGCTCGCCCGGACACCGGGTACGGTCGCCGGCAAGCATGGCGATGCCGATGCGGTGCTCGGCAAGGCCGACAAAGTGATCGAGGCGGAATACGTTTTCCCCTATCTGGCGCATGCGCCGATGGAGCCGCTCGACGGCTATCTCGAATGGAATGCGCAGGGGGCGCTCGCCCGCTTCGGCAGCCAGTTCCAGACCACCGAGCACCAGACCATCGCGACGATCCTGGAATTGCCACCGGAGAAGGTGCAGCTCGAGACCATGCTCGCCGGCGGTTCATTTGGCCGGCGCGCCCAGGTCAGCCAGCATCTGGCGGCGGAACTCGCCATGGTCGGCAAGGCGATCGGCCCGAACCGGCCGGTCAAGCTGGTCTGGACGCGCGAGGACGACCTCGCCGGCGGCTACTACCGGCCGCTCTTCGTGCACCGCATGCGCGGCGCGGTGAAGGACGGCAAGATCACCGCCTGGACCAACTCGATCGTCGGCCAGTCCTTTTTCCTCGGCACGCCCTTCGAGGCGATGACGGTGAAGAACGGCATCGACGCCACCATGGTCGAGGGCGCAGCGGAGCTGCCCTACGAGGTCGCCGATTTCCGCTGCGAGGTGCACGCGACCAAGGTCGGCGTACCGACGCTGTGGTGGCGCTCGGTCGGCCACACCCACACCGGCTATGCGGTCGAGTGCTTCATCGACCAGCTCCTGCAGGAAGCAGGGCAGGACCCGGTCGCCGGGCGGCTAGCGCTGATGAACAAGCATCCGCGCCTTGTCGGCGTGCTGAAGGCGGTGGCCGAAATGGCGAAGTGGAACGGCCCGGGCCCGGTCGACGGCCGCGCCCGCGGCGTCGCCGTGGTCGAGAGCTTCTCGTCTTACGTCGCGCAGATCGCCGAGGTCTCGCTCGGCGTTGGCGGCGAGCCCAAGGTGCACAAGGTCTGGTGCGCGGTCGATTGCGGCATCGCGGTCAATCCCGACATCATCCGCGCGCAGATGGAGGGTGGCATCGGCTTCGGGCTCGGGCACATCCTCTATGGCGAACTGACGCTCGATCAGGGCCGGCCGGTCCAGACCAATTTCGACAGCTATCGCTCGCTGCGCATCCACGAGATGCCCGAGGTCGAGGTCAGGATCATAGCCTCGGCCGAGAAGCCGACCGGCGTCGGCGAGCCCGGCGTGCCGCCGATCGGACCGGCGGTCGCCAACGCGCTGGCGCGTCTCGGCAGCGGACGGCCGCTCTCGCTGCCGATCGTCGGAGGGACGGTGTGA
- a CDS encoding (2Fe-2S)-binding protein: MVHSININGTTHRVDVDDDTPLLWVLRDNLGLTGTKFGCGVAQCGACTVYMDGQPLRSCSMPVSAIGEAKITTIEALAGKEAQAVQAAWVKHDVPQCGYCQSGQVMSAIALLTEIRKPTDRDIDLAMNGNLCRCATYVRIRAAIHDAARTLEG; the protein is encoded by the coding sequence ATGGTCCACTCAATCAATATCAATGGAACGACGCATCGCGTCGATGTCGACGACGACACACCCCTGCTCTGGGTGTTGCGTGACAATCTCGGCCTGACCGGCACCAAGTTCGGCTGCGGCGTCGCCCAATGCGGCGCCTGCACCGTCTACATGGACGGCCAGCCGCTGCGCTCCTGCTCGATGCCCGTCTCCGCCATAGGCGAGGCCAAGATCACCACGATCGAGGCGCTCGCCGGCAAGGAGGCGCAGGCCGTGCAGGCGGCCTGGGTCAAGCATGACGTACCGCAATGCGGCTATTGCCAGTCCGGCCAGGTGATGAGCGCGATCGCGCTGCTCACCGAGATTCGCAAGCCGACCGACCGCGACATCGACCTCGCCATGAACGGCAATCTTTGCCGCTGCGCAACTTACGTCCGCATCCGCGCCGCGATCCACGACGCCGCACGCACGCTGGAGGGCTGA
- a CDS encoding TetR/AcrR family transcriptional regulator — protein sequence MSDRSESSIASGEDGKGRIEQIAEAALRLFARYGYKRTSMDDIAREAGVARATLYLHFKGKDDVFRAMLAGLGSQVETRCREALAAPGPFAQRLAALMAAHHGTAFIAFSAGEHLGELKAVMVSIAGAELVAFEAIFIDLARQLFEDAAAQGEIAIERSGLPLDTLIATIMRAAAGAKYGELPSCEDYLLRLREIAAVFAAAVTNDRALRA from the coding sequence ATGAGCGACCGCAGCGAAAGTTCCATAGCGTCCGGCGAGGACGGCAAGGGCCGCATCGAGCAGATCGCGGAGGCTGCCCTGCGTCTCTTCGCCCGCTATGGCTACAAGCGCACCTCGATGGACGACATCGCACGCGAGGCCGGCGTTGCCCGCGCCACGCTCTACCTCCATTTCAAAGGCAAGGACGACGTCTTCAGGGCCATGCTCGCGGGCCTCGGCAGCCAAGTCGAGACACGTTGCCGCGAGGCGCTGGCGGCGCCCGGCCCGTTCGCGCAGCGACTCGCCGCACTGATGGCGGCCCATCACGGCACTGCCTTCATTGCCTTCAGTGCCGGCGAGCATCTCGGCGAGCTCAAGGCGGTGATGGTCAGCATCGCCGGAGCCGAGCTCGTCGCCTTCGAGGCGATCTTCATCGACCTCGCCCGCCAATTGTTCGAGGATGCTGCCGCGCAGGGCGAGATTGCGATCGAACGCAGCGGCCTTCCGTTGGATACCTTGATCGCAACGATCATGCGCGCTGCCGCCGGCGCGAAATATGGCGAGTTGCCATCGTGCGAGGACTATCTGCTCCGCCTGCGCGAGATCGCCGCGGTCTTTGCGGCCGCGGTTACCAACGATCGGGCGCTCCGGGCCTGA
- a CDS encoding ABC transporter ATP-binding protein encodes MSEDIILSTSGLTKEFAGFTAVNGVDLKVRRGSIHALIGPNGAGKTTCFNLLTKFLPLTRGQIVYNGRDISREKPAEIARLGLVRSFQISAVFPQLSVKTNVRVALQRKRGDSFDFWRSEKVLSPLDAEALRLVDAVGLSAFADLPAGELSYGRKRALEIATTLALEPEMLLLDEPMAGMGREDIERIEALIRKVSKDRTILMVEHNLSVVASLCDRITVLARGQVLAEGDYATVSKDPRVVEAYIGSGVGHGH; translated from the coding sequence ATGTCTGAGGATATTATTCTATCGACCTCAGGCCTCACGAAAGAATTCGCTGGCTTTACAGCCGTCAATGGCGTTGATCTGAAGGTCAGGCGCGGGTCGATCCATGCGCTGATCGGCCCGAACGGTGCGGGCAAGACGACCTGCTTCAACCTGCTGACCAAGTTCCTGCCGCTGACGCGGGGCCAGATCGTCTATAATGGCCGCGATATCTCGCGCGAGAAGCCGGCCGAGATCGCCAGGCTCGGGCTGGTGCGCTCTTTCCAGATCTCGGCGGTGTTCCCGCAGCTCTCGGTCAAGACCAATGTCCGCGTCGCGCTTCAGAGAAAACGCGGCGATTCCTTCGATTTCTGGCGCTCGGAAAAGGTGCTCTCCCCGCTCGATGCCGAAGCACTGCGCCTCGTCGACGCGGTCGGCCTGTCGGCCTTCGCCGACCTGCCGGCCGGCGAGCTCTCTTACGGCCGCAAGCGCGCGCTTGAGATCGCGACGACGCTCGCGCTCGAGCCCGAGATGCTGCTGCTGGACGAGCCGATGGCCGGCATGGGCCGCGAGGACATCGAGCGCATCGAGGCGCTGATCCGCAAGGTCTCGAAGGACCGAACCATCCTGATGGTCGAGCACAATCTCTCGGTGGTCGCCTCGCTTTGCGACCGCATCACCGTGCTCGCGCGCGGCCAGGTCCTGGCCGAGGGCGACTATGCCACCGTCTCGAAGGATCCGCGCGTGGTCGAAGCCTATATCGGATCGGGAGTCGGCCATGGCCACTGA
- a CDS encoding ABC transporter ATP-binding protein, whose amino-acid sequence MATEAVLERPAAAGAKPLLAVRGLEAWYGESHVLHGIELDVGEGEVVTLLGRNGAGKTTTLKSIMGVIGKRKGSVTFAGQETIGLPSRAIARLGLGYVPEERGIYSTLSVEENLLLPPQVKPGGLPVEQIFTLFPNLKERLKSQGTKLSGGEQQMLAIGRILRTGANLLLLDEPTEGLAPVIIDQIGATIRMLKQKGFTIVLVEQNFRFAQTVADRHYVVEQGRVVDMIPNPELDANIDKLHSYLGV is encoded by the coding sequence ATGGCCACTGAGGCGGTGCTGGAGCGTCCGGCTGCGGCGGGCGCCAAGCCGCTGCTGGCGGTGCGCGGGCTCGAGGCCTGGTATGGCGAGAGCCATGTCCTTCATGGCATCGAGCTCGATGTCGGCGAGGGCGAGGTGGTGACTCTGCTCGGCCGCAACGGCGCCGGCAAGACCACGACGCTGAAGTCGATCATGGGCGTGATCGGCAAGCGCAAGGGCTCGGTCACCTTCGCCGGGCAGGAGACGATCGGGCTGCCGTCGCGCGCCATCGCCCGGCTCGGCCTCGGTTATGTGCCGGAGGAACGCGGCATCTACTCGACGCTCTCGGTCGAGGAGAACCTGCTGCTGCCGCCGCAGGTGAAGCCGGGCGGGCTCCCGGTCGAGCAGATCTTCACGCTCTTCCCCAACCTCAAGGAGCGGCTGAAGAGCCAGGGTACCAAGCTTTCGGGTGGCGAACAGCAGATGCTGGCGATCGGCCGCATCCTGCGCACCGGCGCCAATCTGCTCCTGCTCGACGAGCCGACCGAGGGGCTCGCGCCGGTCATCATCGACCAGATCGGCGCCACGATCCGCATGCTCAAGCAAAAGGGCTTCACCATCGTCCTGGTCGAGCAGAATTTCCGCTTCGCCCAGACCGTCGCCGACCGCCACTACGTCGTCGAGCAGGGCAGGGTCGTCGACATGATCCCCAATCCGGAACTCGACGCCAATATCGACAAGCTCCACAGCTATCTCGGGGTCTGA